The genomic region ACCCGATTTCAATGGCTTTATGACTGACTCGACGACTTCCCCAGCTTTAGACAATGACAACGCTTTAAACGAACTGAAAAACCAATTAACATCGACCTCTGAAAAAACGCAACTCCAGGCGATCGCCCAGCTCTCAGAAGCGGGCGAAGCGGGTTTGGAACTGTTGCAAGGGTTTCTGCTCGAACGGCGACCAGCCGAACCGACCGTAGCTTCGGGAAAAGCGTATCAAGTGCTTTATAACGCCGAGGTTCCCAGTGCCCGAGAATTTTTACAGAGCCATTTTCCGGACGGATTGATTCCCTTAGACGGGGACGGGGCGATCGCCTTTCGCGACGTCCAAACTCACCTGGCGGCCCTGGAGTTTCAGGAAGCCGACCGCTTGACCGTGCAAACCTTGTGTCAGTTGGCCGGAGACGCTGCGCAAGAGCGAAAATGGCTGTATTTTACCGAAGTCGATCGCATTCCCAGCGACGCCCTGCAAACCCTCGATCGGCTGTGGCGCATTTATTCCGAAGGCAAATTCGGATTTTCCGTCCAACGCGAAATTTGGTTGGGGGTCGGCAAAAATTGGGATAAAATGTGGCCGAAAATTGGCTGGAAAGAGGGCAATCACTGGACGCGCTATCCGAATGGGTTTACCTGGGATCTGAGCGCTCCCAAAGGTCACCTGCCTCTGTCGAATCAGTTGCGCGGCGTTAGAGTCATCGAAC from Oxynema aestuarii AP17 harbors:
- a CDS encoding GUN4 domain-containing protein, whose amino-acid sequence is MTDSTTSPALDNDNALNELKNQLTSTSEKTQLQAIAQLSEAGEAGLELLQGFLLERRPAEPTVASGKAYQVLYNAEVPSAREFLQSHFPDGLIPLDGDGAIAFRDVQTHLAALEFQEADRLTVQTLCQLAGDAAQERKWLYFTEVDRIPSDALQTLDRLWRIYSEGKFGFSVQREIWLGVGKNWDKMWPKIGWKEGNHWTRYPNGFTWDLSAPKGHLPLSNQLRGVRVIERLLSHPAWE